In one Leptogranulimonas caecicola genomic region, the following are encoded:
- a CDS encoding glycosyltransferase family 2 protein, which yields MSITVIIPTYNHANTIEKTVDSVLSQAPKGSSLYDQVAIVVCDDASIDDTVAVVERLSQNDKRISLVVSPHNQGTLLNRKQGVLSATTPWVMLMDADDELAAGALEKLLQEAKTDPAQILHFGVEIVAENNKAYEAAAGMEHFLTPPVRSLQDDTILQIQFSESNGFDWHVHHKLYDRELLQNAYTAAADTFLILSDDIYLCFIIDSLAHSYRAIPQAPWYRYHLGAGDTFGNAMDFKHLSTLAQAEADAYKLMDDYANSPQAPMRKDWADRLRDAKERIIFHTMNEWYDNLPDKDRPAGIDLIISAWQPVGGLPAMAAELWRFIRDEAYGLWITEDRATPQAQTQKQHIDSLLEIVTKVEAHSSFDATNHYRYDTMKAVAQGHLRDLRMWPEYLSENQASQVCPQSNSRITSTNEKNSDSWLHRIRLAVDKIISPSR from the coding sequence ATGAGCATCACTGTGATTATCCCTACCTACAACCATGCCAACACCATAGAAAAGACTGTAGACAGCGTCCTTTCTCAAGCGCCAAAAGGATCTTCTCTTTATGATCAAGTAGCCATAGTTGTTTGTGACGACGCCAGCATTGACGATACCGTGGCTGTGGTAGAACGCCTTTCGCAAAATGACAAGCGCATCTCGCTTGTCGTGAGCCCTCATAATCAAGGAACGCTTCTCAATCGCAAACAAGGTGTTTTATCAGCCACAACTCCCTGGGTCATGCTCATGGATGCCGATGATGAACTGGCTGCTGGAGCCCTAGAAAAGCTACTTCAAGAAGCTAAGACCGATCCAGCCCAAATCCTTCATTTTGGAGTAGAGATAGTTGCAGAAAATAACAAGGCCTACGAAGCGGCTGCAGGCATGGAGCATTTTCTTACTCCACCGGTACGATCACTTCAGGATGACACTATCCTTCAAATCCAGTTTTCAGAATCCAATGGGTTTGACTGGCATGTACATCACAAACTTTACGACCGAGAACTACTTCAAAATGCTTATACTGCCGCTGCCGATACCTTTTTAATCTTGTCAGATGATATCTATCTTTGTTTCATTATTGACTCATTGGCTCATAGCTATCGTGCTATTCCTCAAGCTCCATGGTATCGGTATCATCTGGGTGCGGGAGACACTTTTGGCAATGCCATGGACTTCAAACACCTTTCAACTCTTGCTCAAGCAGAAGCGGATGCCTACAAGCTTATGGATGATTATGCCAACAGTCCTCAAGCACCTATGCGCAAAGATTGGGCCGACCGGCTTCGCGACGCTAAGGAACGCATCATCTTTCATACCATGAACGAATGGTATGACAATCTCCCTGATAAGGATAGACCAGCAGGCATAGACCTCATTATCTCTGCCTGGCAGCCTGTAGGTGGACTACCTGCTATGGCTGCAGAACTATGGCGTTTTATCCGTGACGAGGCCTACGGTCTTTGGATAACCGAAGACCGTGCGACGCCCCAAGCCCAAACGCAAAAGCAGCACATCGATTCTCTGCTGGAAATCGTTACAAAAGTAGAAGCCCATTCATCTTTCGATGCCACAAATCACTATCGTTATGACACTATGAAAGCTGTTGCCCAAGGTCATCTTAGGGATTTAAGAATGTGGCCAGAGTATCTTTCAGAAAACCAGGCATCTCAAGTTTGCCCTCAGAGCAATTCTCGTATAACGTCCACCAATGAGAAAAATAGTGACTCTTGGCTTCATAGGATACGGCTAGCTGTAGACAAAATTATTAGCCCTAGTCGCTGA
- a CDS encoding UTRA domain-containing protein, whose product MGTRQQLQPAQARCDHRCGLLGIEKAPPTTIQQDRLGIDSASPIWRITRLHYLDGCPRIVERSCMACARVPSLDVDQAAGSLAQVLHQSGSGPLHAREVLGAVALTSADAALLDAKPGQPAFRLEREVFDEQDAAGNMAFAPCADTTCALTSSLPRRTTIRFATNSLGADKGCLKPRMPVLSFDFAASPTRTNSPLTYLDDSL is encoded by the coding sequence CTGGGCACCCGCCAGCAGCTCCAGCCGGCCCAGGCGCGCTGCGACCACAGGTGCGGGCTTCTCGGCATCGAGAAAGCGCCGCCCACCACCATCCAACAAGATAGGCTGGGTATCGACTCCGCAAGCCCCATCTGGCGTATCACACGCCTCCACTATCTCGATGGATGCCCCAGGATCGTTGAGCGCTCTTGTATGGCCTGCGCCCGTGTCCCCTCCCTTGACGTCGACCAAGCCGCGGGCTCTTTGGCCCAGGTGCTCCACCAGTCGGGCTCTGGCCCCCTGCACGCCCGTGAAGTGCTGGGTGCGGTAGCTCTTACCTCAGCCGACGCCGCGCTCTTGGATGCCAAGCCTGGCCAGCCCGCCTTTCGCCTAGAACGGGAGGTCTTTGACGAGCAGGACGCTGCTGGGAATATGGCCTTCGCGCCATGTGCAGACACGACCTGCGCTTTGACATCCTCACTGCCGAGAAGGACGACGATCCGTTTTGCTACTAATTCCTTAGGTGCAGACAAAGGCTGCCTGAAGCCCAGGATGCCAGTCTTGAGCTTCGATTTTGCTGCAAGCCCAACGAGAACAAACTCCCCTCTTACCTACCTTGACGACTCCCTCTAG
- a CDS encoding histidinol-phosphatase HisJ family protein — MLADFHVHSNFSDDSVYAPACVARDAYEQGIEALCFTDHVDYGVKPDAGETPWRYDPDNGKGVTNVDYARYFPALDALREQWAGKLSIVKGLEFGVQRHTVAAFEQALDQWGDRLDFVLLSIHQVGDHEFWNGDYQQGREQAQIHGAYYGEMLAVIDAFSGWDSLAHMDLICRYDPYGPYPFDATRDQVAAILEQLIAQDKALEVNTSSWRYRLDDLQPSTPLLKLYRDLGGTLLTLGSDSHKPEHLGAHLSDAQQALRDLGFESFVTYEHHVPTEHGLAE, encoded by the coding sequence ATGCTGGCAGACTTTCATGTGCATTCAAACTTTTCCGACGACTCCGTCTACGCCCCGGCCTGTGTGGCCCGCGACGCCTACGAGCAAGGCATTGAAGCCCTGTGCTTCACCGACCATGTGGATTACGGCGTCAAGCCCGATGCCGGTGAGACTCCTTGGCGCTACGACCCCGACAACGGCAAAGGCGTCACCAACGTGGACTACGCCCGCTACTTTCCTGCTTTGGATGCCCTGCGCGAGCAGTGGGCCGGCAAGCTCTCCATTGTCAAAGGCCTCGAGTTTGGCGTCCAGCGCCACACCGTTGCCGCCTTTGAGCAGGCGCTCGATCAATGGGGCGATCGGCTTGACTTTGTGCTGCTCTCCATCCACCAAGTGGGTGATCATGAGTTTTGGAACGGCGACTACCAGCAAGGGCGCGAGCAGGCGCAAATCCATGGAGCCTACTACGGCGAGATGCTTGCCGTCATAGACGCGTTCTCTGGTTGGGACAGCCTTGCCCACATGGACCTCATTTGCCGCTACGACCCTTACGGCCCCTATCCCTTCGATGCCACGCGCGACCAAGTAGCAGCCATCCTCGAGCAGCTCATCGCCCAGGACAAGGCTCTGGAAGTAAACACCTCTTCCTGGCGCTATCGGCTGGACGACTTGCAACCCTCGACGCCCCTGCTCAAACTCTATCGCGACCTAGGAGGCACCCTTCTCACCCTTGGCAGCGACTCTCACAAGCCAGAGCATCTTGGCGCCCATTTGAGCGACGCTCAACAGGCCTTGCGAGACCTGGGCTTTGAGTCCTTTGTCACCTACGAGCACCATGTGCCCACCGAGCATGGGCTTGCAGAGTAG
- a CDS encoding ABC transporter ATP-binding protein gives MIKRLMQSVRQYKRPAIATPILVTGEVIIEVLIPFVTAQLIDAINNGAQMPEILKAGALLLALALISLAFGTLAGITCSRAAAGFAKNLRQDMFYNIQTFSFATIDKFSTPSLVTRMTTDVTNVQMSFMMIIRTAIRAPMIIIFAMVMAFSMAGSLAWIYVYVTIPLAFGLFFVIRKVLPIFRRVFRKYDALNESVEENVSGIRVVKSFVREKFEMKKFDVAATDVQMDFTRAEKLLALNGPMMNLSVSVIFLCVIYFASQAIITSRGTLVNIGQFSSLFTYGFMILMSLMMFSMIFAMIAMSLESARRICEVLEATTTIHNPENPVTSVADGSIEFDDVSFSYNGSTERVALHDINLSIKSGETIGIIGGTGSAKSTLVQLIPRLYDVTAGTVKVGGVDVRNYDLDTLRHAVSMVLQKNVLFSGTIADNLRWGNPEATMDQIIEACRLAQANEFVERFPDGYDTYIEQGGTNVSGGQKQRLCIARALLARPKVLILDDSTSAVDTKTDALIRQGFESYIPETTKIIIAQRTSSVKDADRIVLMDRGTIQDIGTHEELLRRSPIYREVYLSQNKQSHDEKLDDIDRKEAANAR, from the coding sequence ATGATTAAACGACTCATGCAAAGCGTCCGCCAGTACAAGCGGCCTGCTATCGCCACTCCAATCTTGGTGACCGGCGAAGTGATCATCGAGGTGCTCATCCCCTTTGTCACCGCTCAGCTCATCGACGCCATCAACAACGGCGCTCAGATGCCTGAGATCTTGAAGGCGGGCGCCCTGTTATTGGCGTTGGCCCTCATCTCTTTGGCCTTTGGCACCCTGGCAGGCATCACCTGCTCCCGTGCAGCGGCGGGCTTTGCCAAAAACCTGCGCCAGGACATGTTCTACAACATTCAGACCTTCTCCTTCGCCACCATCGACAAGTTCTCCACCCCGTCTTTGGTGACCCGCATGACCACCGACGTCACCAACGTCCAGATGTCGTTCATGATGATCATCCGCACCGCCATCCGCGCCCCTATGATCATCATCTTCGCCATGGTCATGGCCTTCTCCATGGCCGGGTCCCTCGCCTGGATCTACGTCTATGTCACCATTCCTTTGGCCTTCGGCCTCTTCTTCGTGATCCGAAAAGTACTTCCTATCTTTCGCCGGGTCTTTCGCAAGTACGATGCCCTCAATGAGTCGGTAGAAGAAAACGTCTCCGGCATTCGTGTGGTAAAGAGCTTTGTGCGCGAGAAGTTCGAGATGAAGAAGTTCGACGTGGCAGCCACCGACGTGCAGATGGACTTCACCCGCGCCGAGAAGCTCTTGGCCTTAAACGGCCCCATGATGAACCTCTCTGTGTCGGTCATCTTCCTGTGCGTCATCTACTTTGCCAGTCAGGCCATCATCACCAGCCGCGGCACCCTGGTAAACATCGGCCAGTTCTCCTCGCTCTTCACCTACGGCTTCATGATCCTCATGAGCCTCATGATGTTCTCCATGATCTTTGCCATGATCGCCATGTCGCTGGAGAGCGCCAGGCGTATCTGCGAGGTGCTCGAGGCCACCACGACCATTCACAATCCCGAGAACCCCGTGACCTCAGTGGCGGACGGCTCCATCGAGTTTGACGACGTGTCCTTCTCCTACAACGGTTCCACCGAGCGCGTGGCCCTCCACGACATCAACCTCTCCATCAAGAGCGGCGAGACCATAGGCATCATCGGCGGCACTGGCTCTGCCAAGTCCACGCTGGTGCAGCTCATCCCCCGCCTCTACGACGTCACAGCCGGCACCGTCAAGGTAGGCGGAGTAGACGTGCGCAACTACGACCTGGACACGCTGCGCCACGCCGTATCCATGGTGCTTCAAAAGAACGTGCTTTTTAGCGGCACCATCGCCGACAACCTGCGTTGGGGCAATCCAGAGGCCACCATGGACCAGATCATCGAAGCCTGCCGCTTGGCCCAAGCCAACGAGTTTGTGGAGCGCTTCCCCGATGGCTACGACACCTATATAGAGCAGGGAGGCACCAACGTCTCCGGCGGCCAAAAACAGCGCCTCTGCATCGCCCGCGCCCTCTTGGCACGGCCCAAGGTACTCATCCTTGACGACTCCACCAGCGCCGTGGACACCAAGACCGACGCCCTGATTCGCCAGGGTTTCGAGTCCTACATCCCCGAGACCACCAAGATCATCATCGCCCAGCGCACCAGCTCGGTGAAGGATGCAGACCGCATCGTGCTCATGGACAGAGGCACCATCCAAGACATAGGCACCCATGAGGAGCTTTTGCGCCGCTCCCCTATCTACCGCGAGGTGTACCTGTCCCAAAACAAGCAGTCTCATGACGAGAAGCTCGACGACATCGATCGCAAGGAGGCCGCCAATGCCCGCTAA
- a CDS encoding MarR family winged helix-turn-helix transcriptional regulator: MGDLSSRNELVAAILGDIKSLGHTLYFHHRGVSGQPQILCELYDHGGQLTQRDLGERFQITPGSLSEVLTRMEHGELICRTRDPEDSRKLIVKLTERGAHAAAEEIKKRDAFGAWCLSCLSDQEQRELRDLLDRVRAHWNDVEAKESDD; this comes from the coding sequence ATGGGCGACCTATCGTCGCGAAATGAGCTGGTAGCAGCCATCTTGGGTGACATCAAATCGCTAGGGCACACGCTCTATTTTCACCACAGGGGAGTCTCGGGGCAACCGCAGATCCTCTGCGAGCTCTATGACCATGGGGGCCAGTTGACCCAGCGCGATCTGGGCGAGCGCTTTCAAATCACGCCCGGTTCCCTCTCTGAGGTGCTCACGCGCATGGAGCACGGGGAGCTTATCTGCCGCACCCGTGATCCGGAAGACAGCCGCAAGCTCATCGTGAAGCTCACGGAGCGCGGGGCTCACGCAGCAGCAGAAGAGATCAAGAAGCGCGATGCCTTTGGTGCCTGGTGCCTATCGTGTTTAAGCGATCAGGAGCAGCGAGAGCTTCGCGACCTGTTGGATAGGGTGCGCGCCCATTGGAACGATGTCGAAGCAAAGGAGAGCGATGATTAA
- a CDS encoding ABC transporter ATP-binding protein — translation MPAKPQAAAKRSPIKPQVIGRVFKSLFRFYPVLMPIVFLCLIINALTNAVPAIFMQQALTIVAAHWQTGDWAAAAGPLTQLTFTLACCYAAGLTANFTWNRLMAIICQGTLKKLREEMFDHMETLPIRYFDTHVHGDIMSYYTNDIDALRQMISQSLPQVTMTCLVLLSVFFIMLWYSVWMTIVVVLGVAVMALCSKALAGRSARFFLAQQRAIASVEGHVEEIMNGERVVQVFCHQKECEADFDRYNERLYEASRKANTFANILGPILMNMGNVIYVIVAVVAGLLLALDVPSLSISGAAFTIAIAVPFLNMTKQFAGQIGQISQQVNPIVMGMAGAERVFQLIDEPSETDSGYVRLVNAKMEGGQLTEAPERTGLWAWKHPHHDGTTTYTLLAGDVRFFDVDFGYTPNHTVLHDVSLFAKPGQKVAFVGATGAGKTTITNLINRFYDIADGKIRYDGININKIRKNDLRRSLGIVLQDVNLFTGTVLENIRYGRLNATDEECFDAAKLAGAHDFIERLPEGYNTLLTDNGAQLSQGQRQLVSIARAAVADPPVMILDEATSSIDTRTEAIVQRGMDALMKGRTTFVIAHRLSTVRNADVIIVLDHGRIIERGNHEELIAKKGTYYQLYTGAFELE, via the coding sequence ATGCCCGCTAAACCCCAGGCTGCTGCCAAGCGCTCGCCCATCAAGCCCCAGGTCATAGGAAGGGTGTTCAAGTCGCTCTTCCGCTTCTACCCGGTGCTCATGCCCATCGTGTTTCTCTGCCTCATCATCAACGCCCTCACCAACGCCGTGCCTGCCATCTTCATGCAGCAGGCCTTGACCATCGTGGCTGCCCATTGGCAGACAGGCGACTGGGCGGCTGCGGCAGGCCCCCTCACCCAGCTCACCTTCACGCTGGCCTGCTGCTACGCTGCAGGCCTCACCGCCAACTTCACCTGGAACCGCCTCATGGCCATCATCTGCCAAGGCACCCTCAAGAAGCTGCGCGAAGAGATGTTCGACCACATGGAGACGCTGCCCATCCGCTACTTCGACACCCATGTGCACGGCGACATCATGTCTTACTACACCAACGACATCGACGCGCTGCGCCAGATGATCTCCCAATCGCTGCCCCAAGTGACCATGACCTGCCTGGTGCTCTTATCGGTATTCTTCATCATGCTGTGGTACTCGGTCTGGATGACCATCGTGGTGGTGCTGGGTGTGGCGGTCATGGCGCTGTGCTCCAAGGCGCTGGCCGGAAGGTCCGCCAGGTTCTTCTTGGCCCAGCAGCGAGCCATCGCCTCGGTCGAGGGCCATGTGGAAGAGATCATGAACGGCGAGCGCGTGGTGCAGGTCTTCTGCCACCAAAAAGAGTGCGAGGCGGACTTCGACCGCTACAACGAGCGCCTCTATGAGGCCAGCCGCAAAGCCAACACCTTCGCCAACATCTTGGGCCCCATCCTCATGAACATGGGCAATGTGATCTACGTCATCGTTGCCGTGGTGGCAGGCCTGCTGCTTGCCTTGGACGTGCCCAGCCTCTCCATCTCGGGCGCCGCGTTCACCATCGCCATCGCCGTGCCCTTCCTGAACATGACCAAGCAGTTCGCCGGCCAGATCGGCCAGATCTCCCAGCAGGTGAACCCCATCGTCATGGGCATGGCCGGCGCAGAGCGCGTCTTCCAGCTCATTGACGAGCCCTCCGAGACCGACTCTGGGTATGTGCGCTTGGTAAACGCCAAGATGGAAGGCGGCCAGCTCACCGAGGCTCCCGAGCGCACCGGCCTTTGGGCCTGGAAGCATCCCCATCATGACGGCACCACCACCTACACCCTGCTGGCAGGCGACGTGCGCTTCTTCGACGTGGACTTTGGCTACACCCCCAACCACACCGTGCTCCACGACGTATCCCTCTTTGCCAAGCCTGGCCAAAAGGTGGCCTTTGTGGGCGCTACGGGCGCAGGCAAGACCACCATCACCAACCTCATCAACCGTTTCTACGACATCGCAGACGGCAAGATCCGCTATGACGGCATCAACATCAACAAGATCCGCAAGAACGACCTTCGCCGATCGCTGGGCATCGTGCTCCAAGACGTCAACTTGTTCACTGGCACCGTGCTGGAAAATATCCGCTACGGGCGCCTCAACGCCACCGACGAGGAGTGCTTCGACGCCGCCAAGCTTGCCGGGGCCCATGACTTCATCGAGCGTTTGCCAGAGGGCTACAACACCCTCCTTACCGACAATGGCGCGCAACTGTCACAAGGTCAGCGTCAGCTGGTCTCCATCGCCCGCGCTGCCGTGGCCGATCCTCCGGTTATGATCCTGGACGAAGCCACCAGCTCCATCGACACCCGCACCGAGGCCATCGTCCAACGCGGCATGGACGCCCTCATGAAGGGCCGCACCACCTTTGTGATCGCCCACCGCCTCTCCACGGTGCGCAACGCCGACGTCATCATCGTGCTCGACCATGGCCGCATCATCGAACGCGGCAACCACGAGGAGCTCATCGCCAAGAAGGGCACTTACTACCAGCTCTATACTGGCGCCTTCGAGCTAGAGTAA